The following proteins are co-located in the Rattus norvegicus strain BN/NHsdMcwi chromosome X, GRCr8, whole genome shotgun sequence genome:
- the LOC134484128 gene encoding diphosphoinositol polyphosphate phosphohydrolase 3-alpha: MKCKPNQTRTYDPEGFKKRAACLCFRSEREDEVLLVSSSRYPDRWIVPGGGMEPEEEPDGAAVREVYEEAGVKGKLGRLLGVFEQNQDRKHRTYVFVLTVTELLEDWEDSVSIGRKREWFKIEDAIKVLQCHKPVHAEYLEKLKLGGSPTNGNSAAPSPPESEP, from the exons ATGAAGTGCAAGCCGAACCAGACGCGGACCTACGACCCCGAGGGCTTCAAGAAGCGCGCCGCGTGCCTGTGCTTCCGCAGCGAGCGCGAGGACGAGGTGCTGCTGGTCAGCAGCAGCCGCTACCCGGACCGCTGGATCGTGCCGGGCGGAGGCATGGAGCCCGAGGAGGAGCCGGACGGCGCGGCGGTGCGCGAGGTGTACGAGGAGGCGGGAGTCAAGGGGAAGTTGGGCCGCTTGCTGGGCGTCTTCGAGCAGAACCAGGACCGCAAGCACCGGACCTACGTGTTCGTGCTCACCGTCACCGAGCTGCTGGAGGATTGGGAAGACTCGGTCAGCATCGGCAGGAAGCGCGAGTGGTTCAAGATCGAAGATGCCATCAAGGTCCTGCAGTGCCACAAGCCCGTGCATGCCGAGTACCTGGAGAAACTGAAGCTGGGCGGCTCCCCTACTAATGGGAACTCGGCCGCCCCGTCCCCGCCAGAGAGCGAGCCCTA G